A region of Acidithiobacillus ferridurans DNA encodes the following proteins:
- a CDS encoding L-threonylcarbamoyladenylate synthase: protein MPSSKKLLAAMQRAAEILRSGGLVVFPTETVYGLGADAENPAAVARIFAAKGRPADHPLIVHMARRDHLSQWSRDIPPAAFVLARRYWPGPLTLILHRACRVPDRVTGGQDTVGLRVPDHPLALMLLEAFSGGIAAPSANRFGQVSPTTVAHVREELGDAMDFILDGGPCRVGIESTILDLSGHQPRLLRPGAITLAEIEAVLEQPVIPQGNDALRAPGMLRSHYAPRTPLYLVPTGHLKAEICRRLRQGQRVGVLAMPATQLPESCLRHHMPPHPAGWARELYAQLRALDQQGLDGLLIEAPPSGADWQAVSDRLARAASAHTTFRF, encoded by the coding sequence ATGCCTTCGAGTAAGAAATTGCTCGCCGCCATGCAGCGGGCTGCGGAGATCCTGCGCAGCGGCGGCCTCGTCGTCTTCCCCACGGAGACCGTCTACGGCCTCGGGGCCGATGCGGAAAACCCCGCCGCCGTGGCCCGCATTTTCGCGGCGAAGGGTAGACCGGCTGATCACCCGCTGATCGTGCATATGGCACGGCGCGATCACCTTAGTCAATGGTCCAGGGATATCCCGCCAGCGGCCTTCGTCCTCGCGCGGCGTTATTGGCCAGGTCCACTTACCTTGATTCTGCACCGTGCCTGCCGCGTGCCCGATAGGGTCACCGGTGGTCAGGATACGGTAGGACTGCGGGTTCCCGATCATCCCCTCGCCCTGATGCTGCTCGAAGCTTTCAGCGGCGGCATCGCCGCCCCTTCGGCCAACCGCTTTGGCCAGGTAAGCCCCACCACCGTAGCACATGTGCGCGAGGAACTGGGCGATGCCATGGACTTCATCCTAGACGGCGGGCCCTGCCGGGTGGGCATCGAGTCCACCATTCTCGACCTGAGCGGGCATCAGCCCCGGCTGCTGCGTCCCGGCGCGATTACGCTTGCCGAGATCGAAGCGGTCCTGGAGCAGCCCGTCATTCCGCAGGGAAATGATGCGCTGCGGGCGCCGGGGATGTTGCGCTCCCATTACGCCCCAAGAACCCCTCTCTACTTGGTGCCGACGGGGCATCTGAAAGCGGAAATATGCCGGCGCCTCAGGCAGGGGCAACGCGTCGGGGTGCTGGCGATGCCCGCCACGCAGTTGCCCGAATCCTGCCTCCGGCACCATATGCCGCCGCATCCGGCAGGGTGGGCCCGCGAACTCTACGCGCAGTTGCGCGCTCTGGATCAGCAAGGGCTCGATGGTCTGCTGATTGAGGCACCACCCAGCGGTGCCGACTGGCAGGCAGTAAGCGACCGACTGGCGCGCGCCGCATCAGCGCATACGACCTTTCGTTTCTAA
- the ilvD gene encoding dihydroxy-acid dehydratase: MMSDNRRSKTITQGVQRSPNRAMLRAVGFGDWDFDKPIVGVANAHSSITPCNIGIGALAARAEAALKSAGAMPQTFGTITISDGISMGTAGMKYSLVSREVIADSIETVCQGQSMDGVLALGGCDKNMPGAMIAIARMNIPAIFVYGGTIKPGHYRGQDLTIMSAFEAVGQHTVHKIDDEELLEIERRACPGAGSCGGMYTANTMSSIFEAMGMSLPYSSTMAAEDAEKAESAAQSAEVLVSAIRKQILPRQILTRQAFENAIAVAMAVGGSTNAVLHLLAIAHAAQVPLTLDDFEAMRGRVPVLCDLKPSGRYVATDLHRAGGIPQVMKILLAHGVLHGDALTISGQTLAEVLQDVPSEARTDQEVIRPWNNPIYAQGHLAILKGNLAPEGAVAKTTGFMAHKITGPARVFESEESCMEAILAQKIKPGDVVVIRYEGPKGGPGMREMLSPTSAIIGEGLGDSVGLITDGRFSGATYGMVVGHVAPEAAVGGTIALVIEGDSVTIDAGQRLLQLNVSDEEIGRRRAVWQAPAPRHTRGVLAKYAKLVSSASKGAVTD; the protein is encoded by the coding sequence ATGATGTCTGACAACCGCAGAAGCAAGACCATCACGCAGGGCGTGCAGCGCTCGCCCAACCGGGCCATGCTGCGTGCGGTGGGGTTTGGTGATTGGGACTTCGACAAGCCTATCGTCGGCGTGGCGAACGCGCACAGCAGCATCACGCCTTGCAATATCGGTATCGGCGCGCTTGCCGCCCGTGCGGAAGCGGCGCTCAAATCGGCTGGTGCCATGCCGCAAACGTTTGGCACCATCACCATTTCCGATGGTATTTCGATGGGTACCGCCGGCATGAAATATTCGCTGGTGTCACGCGAAGTGATTGCCGACTCCATTGAAACGGTGTGTCAGGGCCAGAGCATGGACGGCGTGCTCGCCCTCGGCGGCTGCGATAAGAACATGCCGGGCGCAATGATCGCCATCGCCCGCATGAACATTCCGGCCATTTTCGTTTATGGCGGCACCATCAAGCCGGGCCACTACCGGGGCCAAGATCTGACCATCATGAGCGCCTTTGAGGCGGTGGGGCAACACACCGTCCATAAAATTGACGACGAAGAACTGCTGGAAATCGAGCGTCGCGCCTGCCCTGGCGCGGGCTCCTGCGGCGGCATGTATACCGCCAACACCATGTCTTCCATCTTCGAAGCCATGGGCATGAGCTTGCCGTACTCCTCCACCATGGCGGCGGAGGATGCAGAAAAGGCGGAGAGTGCGGCACAGTCCGCAGAGGTATTGGTAAGCGCCATCCGAAAACAAATCCTGCCGCGCCAGATATTGACGCGGCAGGCGTTTGAAAACGCCATTGCGGTGGCCATGGCCGTGGGCGGCTCCACCAACGCGGTATTACACCTGTTGGCCATTGCGCATGCGGCACAGGTACCACTCACCCTTGATGATTTCGAGGCCATGCGCGGGCGTGTGCCGGTACTCTGCGACCTGAAACCATCGGGCCGTTACGTCGCTACCGATCTGCATCGGGCGGGCGGCATTCCCCAGGTGATGAAAATATTGCTCGCCCACGGCGTGTTACACGGCGATGCGCTGACCATCAGCGGTCAGACGCTTGCGGAAGTTTTACAGGATGTGCCGAGCGAAGCGCGTACGGATCAGGAGGTGATACGTCCGTGGAATAATCCCATTTATGCCCAAGGGCACCTTGCCATCCTGAAGGGCAATCTTGCGCCCGAGGGCGCGGTGGCGAAAACCACCGGCTTCATGGCGCACAAAATCACCGGTCCGGCACGGGTTTTTGAATCCGAGGAGTCGTGCATGGAAGCGATCCTGGCGCAGAAAATCAAGCCCGGCGATGTCGTGGTCATCCGCTACGAAGGGCCCAAGGGCGGACCCGGTATGCGCGAAATGTTATCCCCCACCTCGGCGATCATCGGCGAAGGATTGGGCGATTCGGTTGGCCTTATTACTGACGGCCGCTTTTCCGGCGCCACATACGGCATGGTAGTCGGTCATGTCGCGCCGGAAGCCGCAGTGGGGGGCACGATCGCACTAGTCATCGAGGGAGACTCGGTGACTATAGACGCCGGACAGCGTTTGCTGCAACTCAACGTGTCTGATGAAGAAATCGGACGCCGCCGCGCCGTCTGGCAAGCACCCGCACCGCGCCACACGCGCGGCGTTTTGGCGAAGTACGCCAAATTGGTTTCCTCGGCCAGTAAGGGGGCCGTAACAGATTGA
- a CDS encoding class II fructose-bisphosphate aldolase: MPLVHMKDLLNHAYAHGYAVGAFDVVNLEFVEGVMAAAERSRAPVILSLAESQLEHYDFELLMSGVEAAARRSSVPVALHLDRGANLEAAVRAIRLGCNSVMMDASQSTFSDNLAHTKTVVEMAHACGVPVEGSLSYLTDAMDINAQWHTAALPSTTVAEAKGFVERTGVDFLEVSIRVEQSCPNSKAKLDIQRLRSINQALGIPLSIHCRVRLDDDQFRRLIVHGVAKINCFTALAEAANAAIRARARSAPGAGYLDLVQSVGAAISAKAERCMRVWGAAGRAAEVLACCRPWAPVEHLIIHNVIGISEKEVAAMMSEGQQALSTIPGVRSVITGKAMKEHAQYRYCWRVRFAAPEVIDSYHRHPDYTAFTNRRFLPVADREISIDYAMESL; this comes from the coding sequence ATGCCTTTGGTGCACATGAAAGATCTTCTGAACCATGCCTATGCGCACGGATACGCGGTAGGTGCTTTCGACGTCGTGAATCTGGAGTTCGTGGAGGGCGTCATGGCCGCTGCCGAGCGGTCTCGCGCACCCGTAATCCTCTCTCTAGCTGAGTCGCAACTGGAACACTATGACTTCGAACTGCTGATGTCAGGGGTAGAGGCAGCGGCACGCCGTAGCTCGGTACCCGTGGCCCTTCATCTTGACCGTGGGGCAAACCTGGAAGCGGCGGTGCGGGCCATCCGCCTGGGCTGCAACAGCGTGATGATGGACGCCTCCCAGTCGACTTTTTCCGATAACCTGGCGCATACGAAGACTGTAGTCGAGATGGCCCATGCCTGCGGGGTGCCTGTCGAAGGGAGCTTGAGTTATCTCACTGATGCAATGGATATAAACGCCCAATGGCATACCGCCGCGTTACCTTCCACCACAGTGGCCGAGGCAAAAGGCTTTGTCGAACGCACGGGAGTAGACTTCCTCGAGGTGTCCATTCGGGTGGAACAGAGTTGTCCAAACAGTAAAGCCAAGCTGGATATCCAACGGCTTCGCAGCATCAACCAGGCGCTTGGTATTCCGCTGTCAATCCACTGCAGGGTCCGGCTCGACGATGACCAATTTCGGCGACTCATTGTCCACGGCGTGGCCAAGATCAACTGTTTTACAGCGTTGGCTGAAGCTGCGAATGCGGCGATCCGCGCACGGGCAAGGTCAGCGCCGGGTGCTGGTTACCTGGATTTGGTTCAGAGCGTTGGTGCGGCAATCAGTGCTAAGGCTGAACGATGTATGCGCGTGTGGGGTGCTGCCGGGCGGGCTGCTGAGGTATTGGCATGCTGTCGTCCGTGGGCACCCGTGGAACACCTGATCATCCACAATGTTATTGGCATTTCTGAAAAGGAAGTGGCTGCGATGATGAGCGAGGGGCAGCAAGCGCTGAGCACCATTCCTGGAGTGCGGTCAGTGATTACGGGTAAGGCGATGAAAGAACACGCTCAATACCGCTACTGCTGGCGGGTACGTTTTGCGGCACCGGAAGTGATTGATTCCTACCACAGGCATCCTGACTATACAGCCTTCACCAACCGGCGTTTCCTACCTGTGGCCGACAGAGAAATCAGCATCGACTACGCCATGGAAAGCTTATGA
- a CDS encoding IclR family transcriptional regulator, whose amino-acid sequence MSTSTTDKNSSIQVITRLRALLDALAAEGGSAPLKILAAVTGLAPSTAFRILASAQDNQLIARDAGGHYRFGQRLQDWAQLAHGRSDLRAVARPIMAWLRDQVQETVNLTIQEGDEVIYVERATSSRMMRVEQVIGSRAPLHTTAVGKLMLALNGEAAVQSYATRTGLPALTVHTLRQADALWENARSGLERGYALDNEEAEIGVGCLGVLLHSRLPWNAGLSISAPIERLQESWVPMLQEAARRIDRGHQKNDVPSIS is encoded by the coding sequence ATGTCAACATCTACCACCGATAAAAACTCCTCCATCCAGGTGATCACCCGCTTGCGTGCTCTGCTGGATGCCCTCGCGGCGGAAGGGGGGAGCGCACCACTCAAAATACTCGCCGCCGTCACCGGACTCGCACCCTCCACCGCCTTCCGCATTCTGGCCTCAGCACAGGACAACCAACTGATCGCTCGCGATGCTGGCGGCCATTACCGCTTCGGCCAGCGCTTGCAAGACTGGGCGCAGCTCGCCCATGGCCGCAGCGACCTACGCGCCGTCGCCCGGCCCATCATGGCCTGGCTGCGCGATCAGGTGCAGGAGACGGTGAATCTTACCATCCAGGAGGGCGACGAAGTGATCTATGTAGAGCGCGCCACCTCGTCGCGGATGATGCGGGTGGAGCAGGTGATCGGCAGTCGCGCGCCGCTACATACCACCGCCGTCGGCAAGCTCATGCTGGCGCTGAATGGCGAAGCTGCTGTCCAAAGTTACGCTACCCGCACCGGCTTGCCGGCGCTTACTGTTCATACCCTGCGCCAGGCCGATGCCCTCTGGGAAAACGCCAGAAGCGGACTTGAACGTGGCTATGCACTGGACAATGAGGAAGCCGAGATTGGCGTCGGTTGTCTCGGCGTGCTGCTCCACAGCCGATTGCCCTGGAATGCCGGCCTCAGTATCTCCGCGCCTATTGAGCGTCTCCAGGAAAGCTGGGTACCGATGCTACAGGAGGCTGCGCGGCGGATAGATAGGGGCCACCAGAAAAATGATGTACCGTCCATAAGTTGA
- a CDS encoding DUF6671 family protein — translation MALLTQHGKEKVVTPILASAIGCEVTLVTGFDTDQLGTFTRDIPRAGTQIEAARKKARIGMELAHLPLGLASEGSFGPDPFTGLFSLNVEMVVWIDDTLGIEVVGVASGRTNFSHLLAANWEQAEAFARAIDFPEHGIVVRPRHEDDSRIRKGIADWESLREAFFWACGEADNGCVFLETDVRAHMNPMRMEIIASATRDLADKLATPCPVCNTPGFDIVERVPGLPCEGCGAPTRDTRADIHRCGRCGHQVALERLEKAAPAGHCDWCNP, via the coding sequence GTGGCCCTACTTACCCAGCACGGCAAGGAGAAAGTCGTTACTCCTATATTGGCTTCCGCCATTGGCTGCGAAGTTACACTGGTGACGGGCTTTGACACGGACCAACTGGGTACCTTTACCAGAGACATCCCCCGTGCTGGCACCCAGATCGAGGCGGCGCGGAAAAAGGCGCGCATCGGTATGGAGCTAGCGCATTTGCCCTTGGGGCTCGCTAGCGAAGGCAGCTTCGGACCGGACCCGTTTACCGGGCTGTTTTCCTTGAACGTAGAAATGGTTGTCTGGATCGACGATACGCTCGGGATCGAAGTGGTGGGTGTTGCCTCGGGTAGGACCAACTTCTCTCATCTGCTCGCTGCCAACTGGGAGCAGGCCGAGGCATTCGCCCGTGCGATAGATTTTCCTGAACACGGGATCGTAGTGCGCCCGCGTCATGAGGACGACTCCCGCATCCGCAAAGGGATTGCCGACTGGGAATCGCTACGTGAGGCCTTTTTCTGGGCCTGTGGCGAGGCGGATAACGGCTGCGTCTTCCTGGAAACCGACGTGCGTGCGCATATGAACCCCATGCGCATGGAGATCATAGCTTCGGCTACACGAGATCTCGCAGACAAGCTTGCTACCCCATGCCCGGTCTGCAACACGCCCGGCTTCGACATCGTGGAGCGCGTCCCAGGCCTGCCTTGCGAAGGTTGCGGCGCCCCGACCCGGGATACCCGGGCGGACATCCACCGTTGTGGCAGGTGTGGCCACCAGGTCGCGCTGGAACGTCTGGAGAAGGCCGCTCCAGCGGGTCACTGCGACTGGTGCAATCCATGA
- a CDS encoding phosphoketolase family protein: protein MTAHTALPANAPAFCAGMFHFGESWPNFQEYGRSAAIATGRKAIPNPAAMEAVYQTLLMADALRYCTLQICAAKSSGHPGGFASSTEAYAALVMLGHTNIVTEVGHHAPGFYSAMFLDCSLEEMGIRDMNDMMARFREQHGLLGHLSGAIPGLLAPAGPLGQGQHFAMAGALLHPGTLFPVTIGDGGFGEPYVLSAMKHFHFAYPRVTNYLPVLVWNGFSQEHHSMVSLMTNDEMIAYWRAHDFDEVILVDAKNFDDAGQEGAYVDSTRFSFGQRLAFMEAVLTGMAKAADGALGGRHTAFILKQMKGAGVHVLGAKSHNLYPKDTPDSPEIKAALECRALSPESWALVRENFLRAGGGPAAKTAVTEQVLEIAKLGEFPLEDFALGEPVVPATAMGALVAWVGQQDPRFVVTNADGNEASAMKNINDALKIRHPTEDPLYNQQPSGQVYEPLNEDACAGLAAGLALLGSRSLWLSYESFAINGWPIMQTVAQAMAELRRKTPSTVCMFTAGALEQGRNGWTHQRPEIENYFAAQMRNGNVFLLYPTDANAIQAAYEYAVNSVNKSMVIIASKSPLPVRLTMTQAREAVRKGAALLHDAGTGNRGTVTLAVTGDMVLLPVFAASQVLEKEGYRVRILSVINPRQLYRPADVAAHTVSEADKGFMCDTDFHDLFIGEVLLGISGGTSGALEPVLLRSRARQRDVLAWLRGETTATPAELMAFNGITVESIVNKIHGLDAG from the coding sequence ATGACCGCCCATACCGCCCTGCCCGCCAACGCCCCTGCCTTTTGCGCCGGCATGTTCCACTTTGGTGAATCCTGGCCGAATTTCCAGGAGTATGGCCGCAGTGCCGCCATAGCGACCGGACGCAAGGCCATTCCCAATCCTGCGGCCATGGAAGCCGTCTACCAGACCCTGCTCATGGCTGATGCCCTGCGTTACTGCACTTTACAGATCTGCGCCGCCAAGTCCTCAGGACATCCTGGCGGTTTTGCCTCTAGTACGGAGGCGTATGCCGCATTGGTGATGCTCGGCCACACCAACATCGTCACCGAAGTAGGTCACCACGCCCCGGGTTTCTACAGCGCTATGTTCCTTGACTGTTCCCTGGAGGAAATGGGTATCCGCGACATGAACGACATGATGGCGCGTTTCCGCGAACAGCATGGACTGCTCGGTCATCTCTCCGGCGCAATCCCTGGCCTGCTGGCTCCCGCGGGCCCATTGGGGCAGGGACAGCACTTTGCCATGGCGGGCGCATTGCTGCACCCTGGCACCCTCTTCCCGGTGACCATCGGTGACGGCGGTTTTGGGGAGCCTTATGTGCTGAGCGCCATGAAGCACTTTCACTTCGCTTATCCGAGGGTTACCAATTATCTGCCGGTGCTGGTCTGGAATGGCTTTAGTCAGGAACATCACTCCATGGTTTCCCTGATGACGAATGACGAGATGATCGCCTATTGGCGCGCCCATGACTTCGACGAAGTCATCCTGGTGGATGCCAAGAACTTTGACGATGCCGGTCAGGAAGGTGCCTATGTCGACTCCACGCGCTTTTCCTTTGGCCAGCGGTTGGCCTTTATGGAAGCGGTGCTGACCGGCATGGCCAAGGCGGCGGACGGCGCCTTGGGGGGCCGCCACACAGCCTTCATCCTCAAGCAGATGAAAGGTGCGGGCGTGCATGTGCTGGGGGCCAAATCCCATAACCTGTATCCCAAAGACACTCCGGATTCCCCGGAAATCAAGGCTGCCCTGGAGTGCCGCGCCCTCAGTCCCGAATCCTGGGCGCTGGTGCGCGAAAACTTCCTGCGTGCCGGGGGTGGCCCCGCCGCCAAGACGGCGGTAACCGAGCAAGTGCTGGAAATCGCCAAGCTGGGCGAGTTCCCCCTGGAGGATTTTGCCTTAGGCGAACCGGTCGTACCCGCCACAGCCATGGGCGCATTGGTGGCCTGGGTGGGACAGCAGGATCCGCGCTTTGTGGTGACCAATGCCGACGGCAACGAAGCCTCGGCCATGAAGAACATCAATGACGCCCTGAAAATCCGCCACCCCACGGAAGATCCGCTCTATAACCAGCAACCCAGCGGGCAGGTCTATGAACCCCTGAACGAGGATGCCTGCGCGGGTTTGGCGGCGGGACTGGCCCTTTTGGGCAGCCGTTCCTTGTGGCTGTCTTATGAATCCTTTGCCATCAATGGCTGGCCCATCATGCAGACAGTCGCACAGGCGATGGCGGAATTGCGGCGCAAGACCCCATCCACGGTCTGCATGTTCACCGCCGGAGCTCTGGAGCAGGGCCGCAACGGTTGGACCCACCAGCGCCCGGAGATCGAGAACTACTTTGCCGCTCAGATGCGCAACGGCAATGTCTTTCTGCTTTATCCCACGGATGCCAACGCCATTCAGGCCGCCTACGAGTACGCAGTGAACAGCGTCAACAAGTCGATGGTCATTATCGCTTCCAAAAGTCCGCTGCCGGTACGGCTGACCATGACACAGGCGCGGGAGGCGGTGCGCAAGGGAGCGGCGCTCCTGCATGATGCGGGTACGGGCAACCGTGGCACCGTGACCCTGGCAGTGACCGGCGATATGGTCCTGCTACCGGTTTTCGCGGCCAGTCAGGTGCTGGAGAAGGAGGGATACCGGGTGCGAATCCTGTCGGTGATCAACCCCCGCCAGCTTTACCGCCCGGCAGATGTGGCCGCGCACACGGTTTCCGAGGCGGATAAGGGCTTCATGTGCGACACCGACTTCCACGACCTCTTCATCGGGGAGGTGCTGCTAGGTATCAGCGGCGGTACTTCCGGGGCGCTGGAGCCGGTGCTGCTGCGCAGCCGGGCAAGGCAGCGCGATGTGCTGGCCTGGTTGCGCGGTGAGACCACGGCCACCCCGGCCGAACTCATGGCCTTCAACGGGATTACCGTCGAGAGCATCGTCAATAAAATCCACGGCCTCGACGCCGGATAA
- the pyrC gene encoding dihydroorotase: MVKRFTLIRPDDWHLHLRDGAMMAAALPDTARHFARAIVMPNLQTPITTVDLAQAYRDRILAALPADMRFEPLMTLYLTDNMPVSEIAKAKNSGFVQAVKYYPTGATTHSEHGVTDLKRAYSVLAAMEKLDLPLLLHGEVTDSAVDMFDREAVFIDRHLMPLTRDFPGLRMVLEHITTRAAVDFVRQAPNNVAATITAHHLLLNRNALFEGGLQPHHYCLPLLKRETQRAALVDAATSGNPKFFLGTDSAPHSRQAKESACGCAGIYTAHAAMELYTEIFERAGALDRLEAFASFHGSDFYRLPRNRDTLTLEQRSWTVPEELYFGKDTVVPLRAGKTMAWTVLT; the protein is encoded by the coding sequence ATGGTGAAGCGATTCACTCTCATACGCCCCGACGATTGGCATCTCCATCTTCGGGATGGCGCGATGATGGCCGCGGCACTCCCCGACACGGCGAGGCATTTTGCGCGCGCCATTGTTATGCCCAATCTTCAAACTCCCATCACGACAGTCGATCTGGCGCAGGCCTACCGCGACCGCATCCTCGCGGCACTCCCAGCGGATATGCGCTTCGAGCCGCTCATGACCCTTTATCTCACGGACAATATGCCGGTGTCCGAGATCGCGAAGGCAAAAAACAGTGGCTTTGTGCAGGCGGTCAAGTACTACCCGACCGGCGCGACCACCCATTCCGAGCATGGTGTGACCGATCTGAAGCGTGCCTATTCAGTGCTCGCGGCGATGGAAAAACTGGATCTGCCGCTGCTGCTGCACGGCGAAGTGACCGATTCGGCGGTGGACATGTTTGACCGTGAGGCGGTGTTCATCGACCGGCACCTCATGCCGTTGACGCGCGATTTTCCCGGCCTGCGCATGGTGCTCGAGCACATCACCACACGCGCGGCGGTCGACTTCGTTCGGCAGGCCCCCAACAACGTCGCCGCGACGATTACCGCGCACCATCTGCTGCTCAACCGCAACGCGCTATTCGAGGGTGGGTTACAACCACATCATTACTGCCTGCCGCTCCTAAAGCGGGAGACGCAGCGCGCAGCGCTTGTCGACGCAGCCACGAGCGGCAACCCGAAGTTTTTTCTCGGCACCGACAGTGCGCCGCATTCGCGTCAAGCCAAGGAGTCCGCCTGCGGCTGCGCTGGCATCTATACCGCGCACGCTGCAATGGAACTGTATACCGAGATTTTCGAGCGCGCCGGTGCGCTTGACCGGCTGGAGGCCTTCGCAAGCTTCCACGGGTCCGATTTCTACCGGCTGCCGCGCAACCGGGACACCCTCACCCTGGAGCAACGGAGCTGGACGGTGCCTGAAGAACTGTATTTCGGGAAGGACACGGTCGTGCCGCTACGCGCCGGAAAAACGATGGCGTGGACGGTGCTGACATGA
- the bioD gene encoding dethiobiotin synthase, with amino-acid sequence MKSIQHAVELDMAGLTGLFVTGTDTGVGKTWVAVALTRLLVQRGLSVRPRKPVESGCASGEDGLLPQDAAALWKAADSTESLQQVCAYPLRAALSPERAAALEGRTLTLDQLVTACQSGIGADDFLLVEGAGGLLSPLAAGTTNADLAAALRLPVLVVAADRLGVINHTLLTVEVLQHRALPLVGVVLNQTGPVIDPLLDNAADLACWLDCPVERIPHRSGHHATTWMGIGPFLHGLASRLAAAHTAPKATPPITANCAAQK; translated from the coding sequence ATGAAAAGCATTCAGCACGCCGTTGAGCTGGATATGGCGGGCCTCACCGGACTATTTGTCACTGGTACTGACACGGGCGTCGGCAAAACCTGGGTGGCGGTGGCACTGACCCGTCTCCTGGTGCAGCGGGGCCTATCGGTGCGCCCGCGCAAACCGGTGGAATCGGGGTGTGCCTCGGGCGAGGATGGCCTGCTGCCCCAGGACGCGGCCGCGCTCTGGAAGGCTGCGGACAGTACCGAATCGCTGCAACAGGTTTGTGCTTATCCACTGCGGGCGGCGCTCTCACCGGAGCGGGCTGCTGCCCTGGAAGGTCGGACGCTGACTCTGGATCAACTGGTAACCGCTTGCCAGTCGGGCATTGGCGCAGACGACTTCTTGCTAGTGGAAGGGGCTGGCGGCCTGCTCTCCCCGCTGGCGGCGGGAACCACCAACGCCGACTTGGCCGCCGCACTGCGGCTGCCTGTGCTGGTAGTAGCCGCCGATCGCCTCGGCGTCATCAACCACACCCTGCTCACTGTGGAGGTATTACAGCACCGGGCATTACCACTGGTTGGCGTGGTGCTGAACCAGACAGGGCCGGTGATTGATCCGCTCTTGGATAATGCCGCAGATTTGGCATGCTGGCTGGACTGTCCGGTAGAGCGAATACCGCATCGGTCGGGGCACCACGCCACCACGTGGATGGGCATTGGTCCGTTTCTTCATGGCCTTGCCAGCCGGCTTGCAGCCGCTCATACCGCGCCAAAAGCAACCCCTCCCATCACCGCAAACTGTGCGGCGCAGAAATGA